From a single Collibacillus ludicampi genomic region:
- a CDS encoding TetR/AcrR family transcriptional regulator: MGETRKPIPTLVKDQGLVRLRRGQIIRAAVDLFVEKGFHKTTTREIARATGIGIGTLYEYIQSKEDVLYLVCDFIHTDVEEKLTALLAEQRTGRDTLVHAIRSFFKIMDEMQDYVLLIYQESKSLPDEMLHYVLAKEEVIMRHFEKILERGAKDGSLNIEDGSRKLMAHNITVLGQMWAFRRWFLRRYYTLEQYTERQVSLLLKEMS, from the coding sequence GTGGGGGAAACTCGTAAGCCGATTCCGACGTTGGTCAAGGATCAGGGATTGGTTCGTCTCCGCAGGGGGCAGATCATTCGTGCAGCAGTCGATCTGTTTGTTGAAAAAGGGTTTCATAAGACGACGACGCGCGAGATTGCCCGGGCTACGGGTATCGGGATCGGTACATTGTATGAATATATTCAGTCGAAAGAAGATGTCCTGTATCTGGTCTGTGATTTTATTCATACTGATGTGGAGGAAAAATTGACAGCCCTATTGGCTGAACAACGTACAGGGCGTGACACGCTCGTACATGCGATTCGCTCCTTCTTCAAAATTATGGACGAAATGCAAGATTACGTCTTGTTGATCTATCAGGAGTCAAAAAGTTTGCCGGATGAGATGTTGCATTATGTGCTGGCGAAAGAAGAAGTCATTATGCGCCATTTTGAAAAGATCCTGGAACGGGGAGCGAAAGACGGCTCGCTCAACATCGAAGACGGATCGAGAAAATTGATGGCACATAATATCACGGTATTAGGTCAGATGTGGGCGTTTCGTCGCTGGTTTCTGAGGCGGTATTATACATTGGAACAATATACGGAACGACAGGTTTCTCTTTTGTTAAAAGAGATGTCGTGA
- a CDS encoding ABC transporter ATP-binding protein, whose protein sequence is MLEVQDINVYYGAIHALKGVSLEVKEGEIVSLIGANGAGKSTILKTLSGLLKPRSGAIQFMGKAIAGLPAQEIVKMGISHCPEGRRVFANMTVEENLELGAYLRKDNEIKSDLEKVYQRFPRLLERRKQLAGTLSGGEQQMLAIGRALMSRPKLLLLDEPSMGLAPLLVQEIFRIIQEINKGGTTVLLVEQNANQALKIAHRAYVLETGKIVLSGSAQELAESDDIRKAYLGA, encoded by the coding sequence ATGCTGGAAGTTCAAGATATCAACGTCTATTACGGTGCCATACATGCATTAAAAGGAGTAAGTCTGGAGGTGAAGGAAGGAGAAATCGTTTCCCTTATCGGCGCAAATGGTGCGGGGAAATCGACGATTCTCAAGACACTGTCCGGCTTACTGAAACCTCGTTCCGGCGCGATTCAGTTCATGGGCAAAGCGATCGCCGGGTTACCCGCGCAAGAGATTGTAAAAATGGGAATTTCACATTGTCCTGAAGGCAGGCGGGTTTTTGCTAACATGACGGTCGAGGAAAATCTCGAGTTGGGTGCCTATCTGAGAAAAGACAATGAGATCAAATCAGATCTTGAGAAAGTGTATCAACGTTTTCCAAGACTGCTGGAACGCAGAAAACAGTTGGCAGGTACTCTCTCCGGAGGCGAACAACAGATGCTTGCTATAGGACGCGCTCTCATGTCCCGTCCAAAGCTGTTATTGCTCGATGAACCTTCGATGGGATTGGCTCCGCTATTGGTGCAAGAGATTTTTCGCATCATACAGGAAATCAATAAAGGTGGTACTACCGTTCTCCTGGTCGAACAGAATGCGAACCAAGCACTTAAAATTGCCCATCGCGCCTATGTTCTTGAGACGGGCAAGATCGTCTTATCCGGTTCCGCCCAGGAACTTGCAGAATCGGATGACATCAGGAAAGCATACCTGGGGGCATGA
- the menA gene encoding 1,4-dihydroxy-2-naphthoate octaprenyltransferase produces the protein MVQAHRPSLVRIWFEAVRFPSFTATLIPVAMGGGFAVADRAFDGILFLLSLLAAILIQAGANLINDYYDHIHGVDDEHSLSPSGVIQKGWLSPIQVRNGGLTCFLLAVFIGIYLVKSSGLFLVFIGILGILLGYFYTGGPYPLAYRALGEAVVFLLMGPITVMGTYYVQIHTLRPGIALGAIPVGLMTTAILHANNLRDMEHDKKVNKKTLAILSGKRLAKREYYVLVGGAYLVQLLLIVVQILPLLSLVSFFTIPLAWRAVHLVHVHDSPLQLNLVLGLTVLLHLLYGTFLVLTMYIATLLW, from the coding sequence ATGGTACAAGCACATCGGCCTTCGCTCGTCCGCATCTGGTTTGAAGCCGTACGTTTTCCGTCGTTCACGGCAACATTGATCCCCGTAGCGATGGGCGGCGGTTTCGCGGTTGCCGACAGGGCTTTTGATGGGATTCTATTTTTGCTCTCTTTACTCGCGGCGATACTCATTCAAGCGGGGGCAAATCTGATCAATGATTATTATGATCACATTCACGGCGTGGATGATGAACACTCACTCTCGCCAAGCGGTGTGATCCAAAAAGGGTGGCTATCACCCATTCAAGTGAGAAACGGGGGGCTCACCTGTTTCTTGTTGGCAGTTTTTATAGGGATCTACCTTGTGAAAAGTTCAGGGTTATTTCTAGTATTTATCGGGATACTCGGTATTCTATTAGGATATTTCTATACGGGGGGGCCTTATCCGCTCGCTTATCGGGCATTAGGGGAAGCGGTCGTTTTTCTGCTGATGGGACCGATCACGGTTATGGGTACATATTACGTCCAAATTCATACCTTACGCCCCGGAATCGCCCTCGGCGCAATCCCGGTCGGTTTGATGACGACCGCGATCCTTCACGCCAATAACCTTCGCGATATGGAACATGACAAAAAGGTAAACAAAAAAACGCTGGCCATTCTATCGGGCAAACGGTTGGCCAAACGTGAATATTATGTTCTGGTCGGCGGGGCGTATCTCGTACAACTCTTGCTCATCGTTGTCCAGATTCTTCCTTTGTTATCCCTCGTCTCTTTTTTCACAATCCCGCTCGCTTGGCGTGCCGTTCATCTGGTTCATGTGCACGACTCTCCGCTACAATTGAATTTGGTACTGGGCTTGACCGTTCTTTTGCATCTGTTGTACGGAACCTTTCTGGTACTTACCATGTACATCGCCACTTTATTATGGTAG
- a CDS encoding cation diffusion facilitator family transporter gives MYHHHNHNHHHHHHHDVVHSHTPIGKMKLAFFLTLIILLAEVIGGFISHSLALLSDAGHVLTDIAAIGLSWYALHQGEKPANQNMTFGYHRAGILAALINGISLIIITLFILWEAVQRFQHPQPVESTWMFIGAGVGLLVNVFLGLGLRHEENINVRSAVLHILGDAAASAGVILGGLMIALTGWTMIDPILSVVIALLIAFGAWRIVKQTVVILMEGTPADVEISNVIDEIRSIHGVFDVHDMHVWSITSGKNALSCHVVLDGAITIKDSQSILREIELRLIHLGIGHVTIQMEDADHPHDDSVLCRNNEHHIHPHEH, from the coding sequence ATGTATCATCATCACAATCATAATCATCACCACCATCATCATCACGATGTTGTTCATTCGCACACGCCGATTGGCAAGATGAAACTCGCCTTTTTTCTGACTCTTATCATCTTGCTCGCAGAAGTGATTGGAGGATTTATATCCCACAGTCTCGCCTTATTGTCTGACGCCGGACATGTGTTAACCGACATTGCAGCGATCGGCCTCTCTTGGTACGCATTACATCAAGGGGAAAAACCCGCAAACCAGAACATGACTTTTGGGTATCACCGGGCTGGAATCTTGGCCGCATTGATTAACGGTATTTCATTGATCATCATCACTCTCTTTATTTTGTGGGAAGCTGTGCAACGTTTTCAACACCCCCAACCGGTGGAAAGCACATGGATGTTCATCGGGGCTGGCGTAGGCTTATTGGTGAATGTTTTTTTGGGACTGGGATTACGTCATGAGGAAAATATCAACGTGAGAAGTGCAGTTTTGCATATCCTCGGGGATGCGGCAGCCTCAGCTGGGGTGATCTTAGGAGGATTGATGATCGCTCTGACCGGTTGGACCATGATCGATCCGATTCTAAGCGTGGTCATCGCTTTACTCATTGCATTCGGGGCTTGGAGGATTGTTAAGCAAACAGTGGTCATCCTCATGGAAGGAACGCCTGCCGATGTGGAAATTTCAAATGTAATCGATGAAATTCGCTCCATTCATGGGGTTTTCGATGTCCACGATATGCACGTGTGGAGTATTACAAGCGGAAAGAATGCATTATCCTGTCACGTCGTTTTGGATGGAGCCATTACAATCAAAGACAGCCAATCAATATTACGGGAAATTGAGCTTCGATTGATCCATTTGGGGATTGGTCACGTAACGATCCAGATGGAGGATGCGGATCATCCGCACGATGATTCCGTTTTGTGCAGAAACAATGAACATCATATTCATCCTCATGAACATTAA
- a CDS encoding ABC transporter substrate-binding protein: protein MALAMGMVAGCGSQSTSSQGSSGDNGSTIKIGADLELTGGQASYGTSALKGIQLAAEEINNAGGINGKKIEIVQADDSSKPEESTRAAQKLISQDKVVAIIGTSTSTNTLAAVQVVQDKKIPMITPTATNAKVTVNNGKVNSYVFRACFIDPFQGSVMANFATQNLKAKTAVVYIDTSSDYSKGLAKSFEDTFKKNGGQILSEESYQQNDSDFKVVLTRIKERNPDVIYVPGYYNEVGKIVKQAREMGIKAPFMGGDGWDAPQLVDIAGKENLNNTFISNHYAADDPDPVIQKFVSAFKTKYGSAPDGFAVLGYDAMNMLADAIKRAGSADPSKIRDALEATKDFKAVTGTLTLDQNHDPIKAATILEFKDGKEVFKTKVNPQ, encoded by the coding sequence ATGGCACTTGCAATGGGGATGGTTGCAGGGTGTGGAAGCCAATCGACGAGTAGCCAGGGAAGCTCTGGAGACAATGGTTCCACGATTAAAATCGGTGCCGATCTGGAGCTGACGGGTGGTCAAGCCTCATACGGCACATCCGCGCTCAAAGGGATTCAATTAGCGGCGGAGGAGATCAACAACGCTGGCGGAATCAACGGAAAGAAAATCGAGATCGTTCAGGCGGATGACTCTTCCAAGCCGGAAGAATCCACGCGTGCCGCACAGAAGCTCATTTCGCAAGATAAAGTGGTGGCTATCATCGGTACATCGACATCCACCAATACGCTTGCAGCCGTCCAAGTGGTGCAAGACAAAAAAATCCCGATGATTACTCCAACCGCGACAAACGCGAAAGTGACGGTCAACAACGGAAAGGTCAACAGCTACGTGTTCCGCGCGTGCTTCATCGATCCGTTCCAAGGTTCTGTGATGGCAAACTTTGCAACTCAAAACCTGAAAGCAAAGACGGCCGTCGTTTATATTGATACATCGTCGGATTACTCAAAGGGATTGGCAAAATCTTTTGAAGATACATTTAAGAAAAACGGAGGGCAAATTCTCTCAGAAGAATCCTATCAACAAAACGACTCTGACTTTAAAGTCGTTCTCACACGCATCAAAGAGCGGAATCCCGATGTTATCTATGTGCCTGGTTACTATAACGAAGTAGGCAAAATTGTAAAGCAGGCGCGCGAAATGGGGATTAAAGCTCCCTTCATGGGTGGCGATGGTTGGGATGCACCGCAATTGGTCGATATCGCCGGCAAGGAGAATCTGAATAACACGTTCATTTCGAACCATTATGCGGCAGACGATCCGGATCCCGTCATCCAGAAATTTGTGTCTGCATTCAAGACGAAATACGGATCGGCTCCTGACGGATTTGCCGTTCTTGGTTACGATGCGATGAATATGTTGGCCGATGCGATCAAGCGCGCAGGTTCTGCAGATCCTTCGAAGATCCGCGATGCGTTGGAAGCAACCAAAGACTTTAAGGCAGTTACAGGAACGTTGACGCTCGACCAGAATCATGACCCGATCAAGGCTGCCACAATCCTTGAATTTAAAGACGGAAAGGAAGTTTTCAAAACGAAAGTGAATCCGCAATAA
- a CDS encoding branched-chain amino acid ABC transporter permease: MDYIIQQFINGISVGSIYALIALGYTMVYGIIKLINFAHGDVFMIGAFVSFYAVTLLHLGFIPSLLISMAACALVGVIIERTAYKPLRNASRIAVLITAIGVSFLLENGGIFAVGAQPKGFPELIHKTQYTIFGNVTIDSIQIMILAVTVILMILLQYIVHYTKIGKAMRAVSYDMEAARLMGINVDSTISATFAIGSALAAAAGVIFGMTYNSIDPLMGIIPGLKAFVAAVLGGIGIIPGALVGGLVLGVLETAVSSVGYSLWRDGVAFAILILILIFKPSGLFGKNVREKV; encoded by the coding sequence ATGGACTATATCATTCAGCAATTTATCAACGGTATCTCGGTAGGAAGCATCTACGCACTGATCGCTCTGGGTTACACCATGGTTTACGGAATTATCAAATTGATCAATTTTGCTCACGGCGATGTTTTTATGATCGGGGCGTTTGTAAGTTTCTATGCAGTCACATTGCTCCATTTGGGTTTTATTCCCTCTTTGTTAATTTCCATGGCTGCATGCGCTTTGGTGGGGGTCATCATCGAACGTACGGCTTATAAACCCCTTCGTAATGCATCGCGAATCGCAGTATTGATTACGGCCATTGGTGTATCGTTTTTGTTGGAAAACGGGGGAATATTCGCGGTCGGGGCGCAGCCGAAGGGATTTCCGGAGCTGATTCACAAGACCCAGTACACGATCTTCGGAAATGTAACGATCGACTCGATTCAGATCATGATTTTGGCGGTCACTGTCATTCTAATGATCCTCCTTCAGTATATCGTCCATTATACGAAGATCGGAAAAGCGATGCGGGCAGTGTCTTACGATATGGAAGCTGCACGTTTGATGGGGATCAACGTTGACTCCACGATCTCCGCAACGTTTGCGATCGGTTCGGCATTGGCGGCTGCAGCCGGTGTGATATTTGGAATGACTTACAATTCAATCGATCCTTTGATGGGAATCATCCCGGGGTTAAAAGCATTTGTCGCTGCCGTTTTGGGCGGGATTGGAATCATCCCCGGTGCTCTCGTGGGAGGTCTCGTCCTAGGCGTTCTGGAAACGGCGGTTTCTTCCGTTGGTTATTCGCTGTGGAGAGATGGGGTCGCCTTCGCGATTTTAATCCTGATCCTCATCTTCAAACCGTCGGGACTGTTCGGCAAGAACGTTCGTGAGAAAGTGTAG
- a CDS encoding ABC transporter ATP-binding protein, whose product MAQPTLLLDVQHVSRTFGGLKAVSDVTIQINHGELIGLIGPNGAGKTTVFNLLTGVYEPSEGKIFFNNLSIGGLKPYQITQKGIARTFQNIRLFSDMTVLDNVKIAYHQHAKHSALSSILRLPAHFSGEKEIEDKAIDFLKIFKLDTKKDEIAKNLPYGEQRRLEIARALAARPKLLLLDEPAAGMNPQETHELMNLIRWIRDEFDLTILLIEHDMSLVMGVCERIYVLDHGQIIAHGTPDEIRNNPKVIEAYLGQEV is encoded by the coding sequence ATGGCACAACCCACACTGCTTCTTGATGTTCAACATGTAAGTCGTACGTTCGGCGGATTAAAAGCGGTGTCGGATGTGACGATCCAGATCAATCATGGGGAATTAATCGGTCTCATCGGCCCGAACGGTGCGGGAAAGACAACGGTTTTTAATCTGCTCACAGGAGTATATGAACCGTCGGAAGGAAAGATATTTTTTAACAATCTGTCGATCGGCGGCCTTAAACCTTATCAAATTACTCAAAAAGGAATTGCCCGTACATTTCAGAACATACGACTGTTTTCAGATATGACGGTTCTCGACAATGTGAAGATCGCTTATCATCAACATGCGAAGCATTCTGCCCTCTCCTCTATTTTACGATTGCCTGCTCATTTTAGCGGGGAGAAAGAAATCGAGGATAAGGCGATCGACTTTTTGAAGATCTTTAAATTGGATACCAAGAAAGATGAAATCGCAAAGAACTTGCCTTACGGTGAACAGCGCCGTCTGGAAATTGCGCGCGCGCTCGCGGCAAGGCCGAAGCTTCTCTTGTTAGACGAACCGGCTGCGGGGATGAACCCGCAAGAAACGCATGAGCTCATGAACCTCATCAGATGGATCCGTGATGAGTTTGACCTCACGATCCTCTTGATCGAACATGATATGAGTTTGGTTATGGGGGTTTGCGAGCGGATCTACGTATTGGATCATGGCCAGATCATTGCCCACGGGACACCGGATGAAATCAGAAACAATCCAAAAGTCATCGAAGCGTATCTCGGCCAGGAGGTGTAA
- the icmF gene encoding fused isobutyryl-CoA mutase/GTPase IcmF: MQTEVYRPQHKIRFVTASSLFDGHDASINIMRRILQSSGAEVIHLGHNRSVEEIVNAAIQEDVQGIAVSSYQGGHVEFFKYMIDLLRERGAGHIRVFGGGGGVIVPEEIEELESYGVTKIYSPDDGRRLGLQGIINHMLQHTDFPTVRSLGDELETLKEQNVQAVAKLITFAEQSVKEKDRNPAYQEVLATVSERVKCVPVVGITGTGGAGKSSLTDELVRRFLNDFSDKTVAILSVDPSKQKTGGALLGDRIRMNAINNPRVYMRSLATRDARTELSEAIEDAVQIVKAAGYDLVIVETSGIGQGDARIVDIADISLYVMTSEFGAPSQLEKIDMLDYADLVVINKFDRKGSEDALRDVRKQYQRNHSLFDKRPEEMPVYGTIASQFNDPGTNVLYRALIEAINGKCGLDWTSSLEIEETVSKKNYIIPPERTLYLTEIVNTVREYKRFTKEQVNFARKLYQLKGAKETLAATTNDQQILHAIDEQIRHFEEKLHPETKRILEQWPSLKEKYKQDYFVTKVRDKEIRTKLYTTTLSGARIPKVALPSFEDWGEIVKWCMTENVPGEFPYTAGVFPFKREEEDPKRQFAGEGTPERTNRRFHYLSKNDTAKRLSTAFDSVTLYGEDPDYRPDIFGKIGESGVSVCTLDDMKKLYAGFDLCHPSTSVSMTINGPAPILLAMFMNTAIDQQVEKFKAENGREPDEAEYEKIKAYTLSIVRGTVQADILKEDQGQNTCIFSTDFALRMMGDIQQYFIDHKVRNYYSVSISGYHIAEAGANPISQLAFTLANAFTYVEYYLSRGMHIDDFAPNLSFFFSNGMDPEYSVMGRVARRIWSTVIRNKYGGNERSQKLKYHIQTSGRSLHAMEIDFNDIRTTLQALLAIYDNCNSLHTNAYDEAITTPTEESVRRAMAIQMIITKEFGLAKNENPLQGSFIIEELTDLVEEAVLAEFQRISDRGGVLGAMETQYQRGKIQEESLYYETLKHSGELPIIGVNTFLNPKTLAEDYVPPKVELARATKEEKETQIRNLRAFQERNREKAPAMLERLQRVAREGGNIFAELMETVKYCSLGQITKALYQVGGQYRRNM, encoded by the coding sequence ATGCAAACGGAAGTATACAGACCCCAGCATAAAATTCGCTTTGTGACCGCATCCAGTTTATTTGATGGTCACGATGCTTCGATTAACATCATGCGCCGCATTCTGCAATCATCGGGTGCGGAAGTGATACATCTCGGACATAACCGTTCCGTTGAGGAGATTGTGAATGCTGCCATCCAAGAAGATGTTCAGGGAATCGCCGTCAGCTCCTATCAGGGCGGACATGTGGAGTTTTTCAAATACATGATTGATCTCTTGCGGGAACGAGGCGCAGGACATATTCGCGTTTTCGGCGGCGGCGGGGGTGTGATTGTCCCTGAGGAGATCGAAGAGTTGGAATCGTATGGAGTCACAAAAATTTACTCCCCCGATGACGGCCGACGCCTCGGTCTTCAAGGGATCATCAATCATATGTTGCAACATACAGATTTCCCCACCGTTCGCTCATTGGGAGATGAGCTTGAAACGCTGAAAGAACAAAACGTACAGGCTGTCGCAAAATTAATCACGTTCGCGGAACAGTCGGTCAAAGAAAAAGACCGCAACCCTGCCTACCAAGAAGTACTCGCGACGGTGAGCGAGAGGGTGAAGTGCGTTCCTGTCGTTGGGATTACCGGAACCGGGGGTGCAGGTAAATCCTCATTGACAGACGAACTGGTACGCCGTTTCTTAAACGATTTTTCTGATAAAACGGTCGCCATCCTTTCTGTTGATCCATCGAAACAGAAGACGGGGGGCGCATTGCTAGGTGACCGCATTCGCATGAATGCAATCAATAATCCGCGCGTGTATATGCGATCGCTCGCTACCCGTGATGCGCGTACAGAACTCTCGGAGGCGATTGAAGACGCTGTGCAGATCGTGAAAGCGGCAGGGTATGATCTTGTGATCGTGGAAACTTCAGGGATTGGTCAGGGGGATGCGCGCATCGTCGACATCGCTGATATCTCGCTCTATGTGATGACCTCAGAGTTTGGCGCCCCTTCCCAGTTGGAGAAAATCGATATGCTCGATTATGCTGACCTGGTTGTGATCAATAAATTTGATCGCAAAGGGTCGGAAGATGCATTGCGTGATGTGCGCAAGCAGTATCAAAGGAACCATTCGCTTTTTGATAAGCGGCCGGAAGAGATGCCCGTGTACGGGACAATTGCGAGTCAATTTAACGATCCGGGAACCAATGTGTTGTATCGCGCTTTGATCGAAGCGATCAACGGCAAATGCGGCTTGGATTGGACATCCTCTTTGGAAATCGAAGAAACGGTCAGTAAGAAGAACTATATTATACCGCCGGAACGAACGTTGTATTTAACCGAAATCGTGAACACGGTTCGCGAATACAAGCGGTTCACAAAAGAACAGGTGAATTTTGCGCGAAAGTTGTATCAGCTGAAAGGGGCAAAAGAAACACTTGCCGCCACAACCAATGATCAGCAGATCTTACATGCGATCGATGAACAGATTCGCCATTTCGAAGAAAAACTTCATCCCGAGACGAAGCGCATCCTTGAGCAATGGCCTTCATTAAAAGAAAAATATAAACAAGACTACTTTGTAACAAAAGTGAGAGACAAAGAAATTCGCACGAAGTTGTACACGACAACACTCTCAGGCGCGAGGATTCCGAAAGTAGCGCTACCTTCGTTTGAAGATTGGGGAGAAATCGTGAAATGGTGTATGACGGAAAACGTTCCTGGAGAGTTCCCCTATACGGCTGGGGTTTTCCCGTTTAAGCGGGAAGAGGAGGATCCGAAACGGCAATTTGCCGGAGAAGGGACACCGGAACGAACGAACCGTCGTTTCCATTATCTCTCAAAAAATGATACGGCCAAACGTCTTTCTACAGCATTTGACTCGGTAACATTGTATGGGGAAGATCCGGATTATCGGCCCGATATCTTCGGTAAAATCGGGGAGTCAGGCGTATCTGTCTGCACGCTTGATGATATGAAGAAATTGTACGCAGGATTTGATCTCTGCCATCCGTCAACCTCCGTTTCCATGACGATCAACGGCCCAGCCCCGATTCTTCTCGCCATGTTTATGAACACGGCGATCGATCAGCAAGTGGAAAAATTCAAGGCTGAAAACGGACGTGAGCCGGATGAGGCGGAATATGAGAAGATCAAGGCATACACGCTGTCAATCGTCCGCGGTACCGTTCAGGCGGATATCCTGAAGGAAGACCAGGGACAAAACACGTGTATTTTCTCAACCGATTTCGCTCTGCGCATGATGGGGGATATTCAACAATACTTTATCGACCACAAGGTACGCAATTATTACTCGGTCTCGATCTCTGGGTATCATATCGCCGAAGCCGGGGCGAATCCGATCTCACAATTGGCGTTTACGCTTGCGAATGCGTTCACTTATGTGGAATATTATTTGTCACGCGGCATGCATATCGATGATTTTGCACCGAACCTGTCATTCTTCTTTTCCAACGGGATGGATCCGGAATATTCCGTCATGGGAAGGGTCGCTCGCCGGATCTGGTCGACAGTGATCCGAAACAAATATGGCGGTAATGAACGTAGCCAGAAGTTGAAGTATCATATTCAAACATCCGGTCGTTCGCTGCATGCGATGGAAATCGATTTTAATGACATCCGCACCACGCTTCAAGCATTGCTCGCGATTTATGATAACTGCAATTCCTTGCATACGAACGCGTACGATGAAGCGATCACAACCCCGACGGAGGAATCGGTTCGCCGTGCCATGGCGATTCAAATGATTATCACGAAGGAATTCGGTTTGGCGAAAAACGAGAATCCGTTGCAAGGATCGTTCATCATCGAAGAGTTAACCGATCTTGTGGAAGAAGCGGTGCTCGCCGAATTTCAGAGAATCTCCGACCGGGGCGGCGTTCTTGGCGCGATGGAGACTCAGTATCAGCGCGGGAAGATCCAAGAGGAATCGTTGTACTATGAGACGCTTAAACATTCGGGTGAACTTCCGATCATCGGCGTGAATACGTTCTTGAATCCAAAGACGCTGGCAGAGGATTATGTACCGCCGAAGGTTGAATTGGCACGTGCCACAAAAGAAGAGAAAGAGACGCAGATTCGCAATCTCCGCGCGTTCCAAGAGCGGAACCGCGAGAAGGCTCCGGCGATGCTCGAACGGTTGCAACGTGTGGCCCGGGAAGGAGGCAA
- a CDS encoding YqgQ family protein: MRGSLYEVRQLLKRFNIMVYTGNDADDAIIMELELKDIFEMGLIEEEEYKRALLLLRSIK, encoded by the coding sequence ATGCGGGGGTCACTTTATGAAGTCAGACAGCTGTTAAAACGTTTTAACATTATGGTTTATACAGGAAACGATGCGGACGATGCAATCATTATGGAATTGGAGTTGAAGGACATATTTGAGATGGGACTCATCGAAGAAGAAGAATATAAGCGGGCTCTTCTCTTATTGCGGAGTATCAAATAA
- a CDS encoding branched-chain amino acid ABC transporter permease — protein sequence MNKSKSFWIGIVLSLVIYGVFQFLIEGEIVNDFVTDTLILIGINVILAVSLNLINGITGQFSIGHAGFMSVGAYISAIITVKQGLPFPLALVCGGIVAALAGLLIGIPSLRLKGDYLAIATLGFGEIIRIVWLNTDYVGGASGLSGISKETNWTWIFVCVVLTVVVIQNFVNSTHGRACISVRENEIAAEAMGINTTKYKVMAFTIGAFFAGIAGALSAHNFYIIQPTSFNFIKSFEILVIVVLGGLGSTTGSILAAVLLTLLFTYLQDWPEIRMIIYSIILILTMIFRPKGLMGTREFSFKSLKKKGDQHGTTHTAS from the coding sequence ATGAATAAAAGCAAGAGTTTCTGGATAGGAATCGTTCTTTCACTCGTCATTTATGGGGTCTTCCAATTTTTAATAGAAGGAGAAATCGTGAATGACTTTGTGACCGACACGCTCATCTTGATCGGTATCAACGTGATTCTTGCAGTATCCCTCAACTTGATCAACGGTATCACCGGCCAGTTTTCCATCGGACATGCCGGTTTCATGTCGGTCGGAGCGTATATTTCGGCGATCATCACGGTCAAGCAAGGGTTGCCGTTTCCTCTCGCTTTGGTTTGCGGCGGAATTGTGGCAGCGCTTGCGGGTCTCTTGATCGGTATTCCTTCTTTGCGTCTCAAAGGGGATTATTTGGCGATCGCTACACTCGGGTTCGGTGAGATCATTCGTATCGTCTGGTTAAATACCGATTACGTAGGGGGAGCTTCCGGGTTAAGCGGGATTTCCAAAGAAACGAATTGGACATGGATTTTTGTTTGTGTTGTGCTAACCGTGGTCGTCATTCAAAATTTTGTAAATTCCACACACGGGCGGGCGTGCATCTCCGTGCGAGAGAATGAGATCGCTGCGGAAGCAATGGGTATCAATACGACCAAGTACAAGGTCATGGCTTTTACGATCGGTGCGTTTTTTGCCGGGATCGCGGGCGCTCTTTCCGCACACAATTTTTATATCATTCAACCGACCAGTTTTAATTTTATCAAGTCTTTTGAGATCCTTGTGATCGTGGTGTTAGGTGGACTCGGTTCTACGACAGGTTCGATCCTTGCTGCGGTGCTTCTGACATTGCTCTTTACGTATCTGCAAGATTGGCCGGAAATTCGCATGATTATCTATTCGATTATTCTCATTCTTACGATGATTTTCCGTCCAAAAGGATTGATGGGAACCCGCGAATTTTCTTTCAAGTCGTTGAAGAAGAAAGGAGATCAACATGGCACAACCCACACTGCTTCTTGA